In the genome of Pseudoglutamicibacter cumminsii, one region contains:
- the lipB gene encoding lipoyl(octanoyl) transferase LipB, with translation MDITVLQPGYGSEAVEYMEAWSLQQRIHDDVVEGNAQPTLILLEHPPTYTAGRRTQDSDRPTDGTPVIDVDRGGLLTWHGPGQLVAYPIVPLKDRAAIKPFVWALEEAIIKTVADYGITAQRVDKRAGVWVIKEGVQDEKIAAIGLHIENGVSMHGLALNVNNSLDPYNVIVPCGIQDAGVTTMTLQTGRNITVTDVVESLRKHLLEELAPVIATPENFSANQNTKEKTRA, from the coding sequence ATGGACATCACCGTGCTGCAACCTGGATACGGCTCAGAGGCCGTCGAATATATGGAGGCATGGAGCCTCCAGCAACGCATCCATGACGACGTTGTGGAAGGCAACGCCCAACCAACGTTGATCCTCCTCGAGCACCCGCCAACTTATACGGCCGGCCGTCGCACACAGGACTCCGATCGTCCAACCGACGGAACCCCCGTCATTGACGTCGACCGCGGCGGGCTCCTCACCTGGCACGGTCCCGGCCAGCTTGTGGCCTACCCCATCGTTCCGCTTAAGGACCGCGCCGCCATCAAACCTTTCGTATGGGCGCTTGAAGAGGCCATCATCAAAACTGTGGCCGACTACGGGATCACCGCGCAGCGCGTGGATAAGCGCGCGGGAGTCTGGGTCATCAAGGAAGGCGTGCAAGACGAGAAGATCGCGGCGATCGGCCTGCACATCGAAAACGGTGTCTCGATGCACGGACTCGCGCTCAACGTCAACAACAGCCTAGACCCCTACAACGTGATCGTCCCGTGTGGCATCCAGGATGCCGGAGTCACTACGATGACGTTGCAGACCGGACGGAACATTACAGTGACCGATGTTGTTGAGTCTTTACGTAAGCACCTCCTGGAAGAGCTTGCGCCCGTCATCGCGACCCCAGAAAACTTTTCCGCGAATCAGAACACCAAGGAGAAGACCCGAGCATGA
- the lipA gene encoding lipoyl synthase — translation MSAPAPEGRRLLRVEARNAAVPVDRKPEWIRAELNIGPEYVSLKKDVHAKGLHTVCEEAGCPNIFECWEDREASFLIGGSQCTRRCDFCQIDTGKPQPLDPTEPLKVAESIREMQLRYATVTGVARDDLEDGGAWLYAETVRKVHELNPNTGIELLIPDFNGDPDALDQIVESAPEVYAHNVETVPRIFKRIRPAFRYERSLEVIRYAKDRGLITKSNLILGMGETREEISEALRDLHEAGTDIITLTQYLRPTQLHLPVDRWVTPAEFVELSEEAEEIGFGAVMAGPLVRSSYRSGRLWARAMKNTGREIPAHLSHIDDSGSARQEAASLV, via the coding sequence ATGAGCGCCCCAGCACCTGAAGGCCGCCGACTTTTGCGCGTCGAGGCACGCAACGCAGCAGTCCCTGTGGACCGGAAGCCTGAGTGGATTCGCGCCGAACTCAACATCGGCCCGGAATACGTCAGCCTCAAGAAAGATGTGCATGCGAAAGGCCTTCACACGGTGTGTGAAGAAGCCGGTTGCCCCAACATCTTTGAATGCTGGGAAGACCGCGAAGCATCGTTCCTGATCGGCGGTTCCCAGTGCACCCGCCGTTGCGACTTCTGCCAGATCGACACCGGTAAGCCACAGCCGCTCGACCCAACCGAGCCTCTCAAGGTTGCAGAATCCATCCGCGAAATGCAGTTGCGTTACGCAACCGTCACGGGTGTTGCACGCGACGACCTCGAAGACGGCGGTGCATGGCTCTACGCCGAGACCGTCCGCAAGGTTCACGAGCTCAACCCGAACACCGGCATCGAGCTTCTCATCCCAGACTTCAACGGCGATCCAGATGCGCTTGACCAGATCGTTGAATCGGCGCCAGAGGTCTACGCGCACAACGTGGAGACCGTTCCACGCATCTTCAAGCGCATCCGCCCGGCTTTCCGTTACGAGCGTTCCCTCGAAGTGATCCGTTACGCGAAGGATCGCGGGCTCATCACCAAGTCCAACCTGATCCTCGGCATGGGTGAAACCCGTGAAGAAATCTCGGAGGCGCTGCGTGACCTGCACGAGGCAGGCACCGACATCATCACGCTGACCCAGTACCTGCGCCCAACGCAGCTTCACTTGCCAGTTGATCGCTGGGTCACCCCAGCGGAGTTCGTTGAGCTCAGCGAAGAAGCAGAAGAGATCGGTTTCGGCGCCGTCATGGCTGGCCCTCTGGTTCGCTCGTCCTACCGTTCGGGCCGTTTGTGGGCACGTGCAATGAAGAACACGGGCCGGGAAATCCCAGCCCACCTCAGCCACATCGACGACAGCGGCTCCGCACGTCAAGAAGCGGCGTCCCTCGTCTAA
- a CDS encoding DUF4191 domain-containing protein, translating into MARLDQNAREQIAKLREQQKAEKQAQKDAKKRARAAKKENGRGGQIREIFRMTREAKPALPWIMLGIVLGSGALGFGIGWLLKNWITFLIIGLVVGLMLAMLYMSRSGEKVAFQKIEGRPGAAGAAMSILRRGWILKEEPVAVSPRTQDLVFMAIGRPGVVLVTEGPNGRVRSLVEGVRRDVERAVRGVPVTIINAGSGKNQTPLPEVSKTMKSLPKAISRQEVRAVDQRLSTLRLSKPPIPKGMDPNRPPRMSRRALRGN; encoded by the coding sequence ATGGCCAGACTTGATCAGAACGCCCGCGAACAAATCGCGAAGCTGCGTGAACAACAAAAAGCGGAAAAGCAGGCTCAAAAAGACGCCAAGAAACGTGCGCGTGCCGCAAAGAAAGAGAACGGACGCGGCGGACAGATCCGTGAAATCTTCCGCATGACCCGCGAAGCGAAACCAGCGCTGCCATGGATCATGCTGGGTATCGTGCTCGGTTCGGGTGCGCTTGGTTTCGGTATCGGTTGGTTGCTGAAGAACTGGATCACGTTCCTCATCATCGGCCTCGTCGTCGGCCTCATGCTCGCGATGCTCTACATGTCGCGTAGCGGTGAGAAGGTCGCGTTCCAGAAGATTGAGGGCCGCCCAGGTGCAGCCGGTGCCGCGATGTCGATTCTGCGCCGTGGCTGGATCCTCAAGGAAGAGCCTGTTGCGGTTTCCCCTCGCACTCAGGACCTCGTGTTCATGGCCATTGGTCGTCCTGGTGTAGTTCTGGTCACTGAGGGCCCTAACGGTCGTGTCCGTTCCCTGGTTGAAGGCGTTCGCCGCGACGTCGAGCGTGCAGTTCGCGGCGTTCCGGTAACGATCATCAACGCTGGCTCCGGCAAGAACCAGACCCCTCTGCCTGAGGTCTCCAAGACGATGAAGAGCCTGCCGAAGGCGATTTCACGTCAGGAAGTCCGCGCCGTGGACCAGCGCCTTTCGACTCTGCGTTTGTCCAAGCCGCCGATCCCTAAGGGCATGGACCCTAACCGCCCGCCACGCATGTCGCGCCGTGCGCTCCGCGGTAACTAG
- a CDS encoding RDD family protein, translating into MAQKRDNERETRVTRADIGSWISGPPQTHNIEYPGAGLGRPESGPGSVGRMGPRILALLIDWGLAMGVSWLISRDVLPWLNLVAFAVMTLVMLTIFGRTIGHWILGLQVQRLDGSPISPLDALIRTVLLLLVIPPVVMDADQRGVHDRLRGLVLTVVRGGASGRIVRK; encoded by the coding sequence ATGGCCCAAAAACGTGACAACGAGCGCGAGACACGCGTCACACGAGCCGATATTGGCTCGTGGATTAGCGGACCTCCTCAAACCCATAACATCGAATATCCCGGTGCGGGACTCGGCCGCCCAGAGTCTGGGCCGGGATCAGTGGGCCGTATGGGCCCACGTATCTTGGCGTTGCTGATCGACTGGGGTCTCGCGATGGGTGTTTCGTGGCTCATCAGTCGGGACGTGCTGCCGTGGCTTAACCTCGTAGCGTTCGCAGTGATGACACTCGTGATGTTGACGATCTTCGGTCGCACGATCGGCCACTGGATCCTAGGCCTGCAGGTTCAGCGTTTAGACGGCAGCCCGATCTCGCCACTCGACGCTTTGATCCGCACCGTCCTCCTGTTGCTCGTGATCCCGCCTGTTGTGATGGACGCCGATCAGCGCGGTGTCCACGACCGTCTCCGCGGCCTCGTGCTGACAGTGGTTCGCGGCGGAGCCAGCGGTCGCATCGTCCGCAAATAA